Proteins encoded by one window of Nitrospira sp. MA-1:
- a CDS encoding DUF58 domain-containing protein — protein MWPFRKTPSPSEFRPNRPAGFQGVEVRLADLINMRHQTGVLGIKTRKRVHTLLAGGERSPFKGRGMDFEESRRYQPGDDVRLMDWRVMARTHEPYLKVFREERERPVFFVVDNRKGMRFGTKVAFKSVIAAHAAALLGWASQERGDRIGAVVFSDVDHVELRPRGGRTGVLQLLNLLAQDSVHPSEVNEQQNPSVSPLQLALNRVQATAKPGSLIFLLSDFRDWDQQAKQTLIRLGGHQDVVVIFMYDKLEQEPPPAGQYPVTDGIRTGILNTGSAKTIQSYSACFKERYEDVRTLCLTRGIGFISLGTHDDILFQLRGGLQDIGHRRSAQHSMA, from the coding sequence ATGTGGCCGTTCCGTAAAACGCCATCACCATCAGAATTCAGACCGAACCGTCCTGCAGGATTTCAGGGAGTAGAGGTTCGGCTCGCCGATCTCATCAATATGCGTCACCAGACAGGGGTATTGGGAATCAAAACGCGGAAACGGGTGCATACCCTGTTGGCTGGCGGAGAGCGTTCTCCATTCAAGGGCAGAGGCATGGATTTTGAGGAGTCTCGCCGGTATCAACCGGGCGATGATGTGCGCCTCATGGATTGGCGGGTAATGGCGAGAACTCATGAACCCTATCTCAAGGTCTTTCGCGAAGAGAGGGAGCGACCCGTCTTCTTCGTAGTGGATAATAGAAAGGGAATGCGATTTGGGACCAAAGTGGCCTTTAAGTCAGTCATAGCAGCGCATGCTGCCGCATTATTGGGTTGGGCATCGCAAGAGCGAGGAGACCGGATTGGGGCGGTGGTTTTTTCAGATGTGGACCATGTGGAACTTAGACCCAGAGGAGGAAGAACCGGGGTCCTTCAACTTCTCAACCTCCTCGCTCAAGATAGTGTGCACCCGTCAGAGGTGAATGAACAGCAGAATCCCTCTGTCTCACCTCTTCAGTTGGCCTTAAATCGAGTCCAGGCAACCGCGAAGCCCGGAAGCCTCATTTTTCTTTTGAGTGATTTTCGGGATTGGGACCAGCAGGCCAAACAGACCCTTATTCGGTTGGGCGGACACCAGGATGTGGTGGTGATATTCATGTATGATAAATTGGAGCAAGAGCCGCCACCTGCCGGCCAATATCCTGTAACGGACGGTATACGAACGGGAATATTGAATACAGGATCTGCCAAAACAATCCAATCCTATTCAGCGTGCTTCAAGGAACGTTATGAAGATGTCCGGACGCTATGCCTGACCCGTGGAATCGGATTCATTTCATTGGGAACCCACGACGATATTCTTTTCCAATTACGGGGTGGGTTACAGGATATCGGGCATCGCCGAAGCGCCCAACACAGCATGGCATAA
- a CDS encoding DUF4381 domain-containing protein, producing MPTSGSLLQELRDVHLPAPISLWPPAPGWWITFGLVMMGGMVFLWILRNRRRTQARRLAMHELGAIKQHYDTHRDDQWLVQRLSTIVRRYAMVTFPRTEVAGLVGVSWLQFLDRSGRTNEFTAGVGHLLSSGPYQQQAVVSGNELMQLVEHWIQHVTPPNGRERT from the coding sequence ATGCCGACATCAGGTTCTCTCCTACAAGAGCTTCGGGATGTGCATTTGCCAGCCCCGATTTCTCTGTGGCCTCCAGCCCCGGGTTGGTGGATTACCTTCGGTTTGGTCATGATGGGAGGCATGGTGTTCCTGTGGATTCTGAGGAATCGACGTCGGACACAGGCGCGTCGACTTGCAATGCATGAGCTTGGTGCGATCAAACAGCACTATGACACTCACCGAGATGATCAATGGCTGGTTCAACGACTTTCAACCATTGTCCGCCGCTATGCCATGGTAACTTTTCCTCGAACAGAGGTAGCAGGATTAGTAGGAGTATCATGGCTGCAGTTTTTAGATCGGTCGGGTCGGACTAATGAATTCACTGCCGGAGTTGGCCATCTGTTGAGTTCAGGGCCATACCAGCAGCAGGCGGTCGTGTCGGGAAACGAGCTGATGCAATTGGTCGAACATTGGATTCAGCACGTGACTCCTCCCAATGGGAGGGAGAGGACATGA
- a CDS encoding VWA domain-containing protein: MMTFAWPWALAFVLFPWMVQRWAPSVSNSSGRAMKVPHFEDIMSLQSSQLIEANRSRRSTLFWVGIIIWSALLLAAARPQWSGDPVGLPTSGRDLMLAVDISGSMKIPDFSVNGREVTRLEVVKAAAGEFIARRTGDRVGLIVFGSQAYVQTPLTFDRDTVKAMMTETEIGLAGQETAIGDAIGLAVKRLKEQPAGSRVLVLLTDGANTAGEVSPTQAAALAEEQGIRIYAIGVGADRMEIASFFGTQTVNPSRDLDEDTLRLLAQRTGGLYLRAKDTEGLRKVYEELDRLEPATTETELFRPTTELYIWPLGFALALSCVTVMSFIWKKDWFLRPRWKAEGIPARAGR; encoded by the coding sequence ATGATGACGTTTGCCTGGCCGTGGGCGTTGGCGTTTGTTTTGTTTCCCTGGATGGTGCAGCGCTGGGCACCTTCTGTGTCCAATTCATCCGGTCGCGCCATGAAAGTGCCGCACTTTGAAGACATCATGAGTCTTCAATCCAGCCAGTTGATTGAAGCGAATCGTTCCAGGCGCTCAACATTGTTTTGGGTGGGGATAATCATCTGGTCTGCTCTGCTTCTGGCGGCAGCCCGTCCCCAGTGGAGTGGTGACCCTGTCGGGTTGCCAACCAGTGGGCGAGATCTGATGTTGGCAGTCGATATTTCAGGAAGCATGAAAATTCCAGATTTTTCGGTGAACGGGCGGGAAGTCACCCGCTTGGAAGTTGTGAAGGCTGCAGCCGGGGAGTTCATCGCTCGCCGAACTGGCGATCGAGTGGGTTTGATTGTATTTGGCTCCCAGGCCTACGTGCAGACACCTCTGACATTTGATCGGGACACGGTAAAGGCTATGATGACGGAAACAGAAATTGGCCTGGCGGGGCAGGAAACCGCGATTGGGGATGCGATCGGCCTTGCCGTGAAACGACTCAAGGAACAACCGGCGGGAAGCCGGGTATTGGTGCTATTAACCGATGGAGCCAATACTGCGGGAGAAGTGTCACCCACACAAGCGGCGGCGTTGGCTGAGGAACAAGGTATTCGAATCTATGCCATCGGGGTCGGTGCCGATCGAATGGAAATTGCATCATTTTTTGGCACACAGACTGTGAATCCTTCTCGCGATTTGGATGAAGATACCCTTCGCCTTCTTGCCCAACGGACCGGAGGGTTGTACTTACGTGCGAAAGATACTGAGGGACTCAGGAAGGTGTATGAAGAATTGGATCGTCTCGAGCCGGCGACAACTGAAACGGAACTGTTTCGACCGACGACCGAATTATATATATGGCCGTTAGGATTTGCCTTGGCCCTTTCGTGTGTAACGGTCATGTCTTTCATCTGGAAAAAGGATTGGTTTCTCAGACCAAGATGGAAGGCGGAAGGGATCCCAGCACGAGCAGGACGATAA